GTTACCCAGTGTCGGGTAAACTGTGCCAAACCAtttaaaacatgatacatttgttACTGTCATTTTGTGTTCTGTCCTATAAGAAAACATGACTGACAGGAAACTTCCTGAATGAAAGATTTGCATTACATTGTATTCCTGTAAAATTATTACTGTATAAATAGGAACACATCTGTAGTCTCacatttttccctttttgttgttgttgttgtttaaatgtacATCACAGCTAACCTCTGCTTTGAACACTAACCTTCTACCAAGTCAACGTTCACCGGATCTACACTAGGGGTGTAATGGTTCAAATTATTCATGGTTTTAGGGTCACAGTTTAGGTACGattcggtatgtgctatgtttagggaaaaatatttatactgttaaataaaaataaagaaaataagaacaaataatctaactacaagcaatagcacaaataaatacaatagagcaaatatgctaataaaataaacagtgcttttcaggtttttttaggtaggtctaacattagtttttatgtacagaaattaaataaagaatgcTATCAGCACCCAGGTGATGATGTCATAAATGACTGGTAATTATAGCATACGGCACTTGAATTGAACAAAGAGTGACTGGTTTGTCcagattttctttttgttcatcaTTTCTGTTGATGTAATGTATTGCAGAGCCAGAATGCGTATCCATCAACAGCAACAAACATTAAGCGAACTCTGTCTGTTTTACGTGTTCTTATTTTTAGATGCATATAAGTTGAGCCACAGTGCAAGTGTGTGCTGAAATGTGGGTGGAGAGCAGTgtggtttgatttttatttttaccaaaaacCATTATATCCCTATTCTACACTCAAACCGAACAAATCACCGGCGCCACCATTGAAGTTTCACTGTTTCACCTCCTGCCAAGCCGTCTGATTTTGCTTCTCTTGGGACActgcaaagggatctcattataatattaccgccccttaatctgtaagtttccaCCCACGGCGcagtcattttgattttgcaagcaGCAACGGTGTACCGATTCTAATGCCATGGAGAAAGTTtaagcaaaacatgctaactgttctgcctttggctgcacagacgagccCAGTAGAGCCCTGCACAGGCCTTAAATATAGGCCCTAGCCCGGACCTGGCCCGAGATGCTCAGGCCCTAGTCCAGCCCttgtccgacagcttatcagaattactggTGAGAGTCCGACCCGAGccgtcttttttttcccccttctcccaAAAGCAGCTTATAGGCTAGCCTACTACtttttcagctattaaaatagttcagtatTGTATGTGGCAAAGtgataatatttagtttttttaagattattattattattattattattaacctaatttagaaaaacgtttggagcattttttgttctttaaatataagtttttgttttttaaagtaacgaccaagtgtgtgtatatatatatatataaagaggcATCGTGAGGGTCAAGGCAAGAAGTAGTATGAGCCCAAATGCTGGATGTAAAGTGCTTTGAATTTAAAATCCTGTAATCAAGTTTgcacacattttcttttattttatttcattttcacataAGCACAAATCAAGAGAGTGTCATGGTTTGCTTGCAGATTTATTCCCAGCTAACAGAGAAAACAAGCGGAAAAAAATTTGAGCTGAATGTACCTCAATAAAGATTGCTAAACTCCAACATACATGTTTGCCGGTGTTTTCAGCGCATGAGCTCTTGCTCCGTAATATAAAGAGAGAGCGTTTACGCATGGTTTCCAGTTTTGGGAAGATTAAGTAAACCACTGGCCAAAACACTTATCGATTTAAGAGAAAAAAttgtttcaggataaataaccagAGGGCAAATATCATAGAGGGTTATGCTTAAAAAATCACGAGATGCAAAAATTgtgataattaaaatgattaattgtgcagccctagtcaAACCATTAGCCAAATGATGCAGGTACACCCAACAACACTACACACAGATAATGGAAATGTGGGTTACACACAAGAactaataacaaacaaacaaacaaacaaacaaaaagacatatAGGAAATATTAGGATGTGAACTTGCAATAGACACAGAGTATATAACAAGAACTTcaactgtatatacagtaagtagtacaaatacaaattcaaaagGGTCATAATAAATTGGgtctcaaatgaaataaaaaggtcTCCAATGAAATTACAGTTGGACTAAAAATTTATCAATCATAGTCCAAGTCTTGTGTAGCACTACTTCAACTGATGGAGAGCAATCAGAAGATAGATGCCCATAAGCATCATTCTGAAGAgtactacaaacaaaaaataatgaaagaaaaagctGAAACAAGACAATACATGGACACTCTTTGGTTAAGTCTTTCTTTAGTGTTCCACTTTCCAAATTCTTCATTTTAGCAAATAGAAACTTCAGAAATTCTAGATTCCTGAAAATGTGGGGACAAAAATCTACATACTATGCAACAGCTATACTGGCCTCTATTCTAACTTGCACAGTCAGGAATTGACTAACAATAGAGGCTGTGTAGTCTTTAGTCTTGGACTAGTATAAAGGTAGGGGTGACAGCAGTCAGTCAGCAAGCAGAATCAGCTTCAGCTTCTCATTTGTGGAACTACTGAGGATTAACCAGCGCAACAATGAGGGTAAACTACATATTCCAGCTCCTATTCTATACAGTTTCACTCAAATTTCCATAATGTGGTGTTTACTACAactaaaaaattaacttttgaatTTTCAGGTCACCTTTTATGAGGAAAGAAATTTTCAGGGTCGCTCTTATGACTGTACTGGAGACTGTGCCGATTTCTCCTCCTACTTGAGCCGCTGTCACTCTTGCAGAGTGCACAGCGGATGCTGGATGATGTATGATCAACCTCACTATATGGGCAATCAGTATTTCTTTAGGAGGGGAGAATATGCTGATTACATGTCTATGTTTGGAATGAGCAACTGCATCAGGTCCTGCCGTATGATCCCTATGGTGAGCTCCATGAACCTGCTGACATATTTATATGAATTGAAGGTGGACAACAGTACTAAATTTATTTAACCAATTACTTTGAAATCCTTCAGCTTGAAAAGCAACATAGATCCTTTTAGAATGATGATCTGTGAGAGACAGACCTAAATTGTTGCTGAAGATATATGGTTACATGTGGTTATTCTTTctaattaatgtataaataactGAGTTCTCTTCCACTACAGTACAGGGGATCCTACAGAATGAGGATCTACGAGAGGGAGAACTTCATGGGTCAGATGTACGAGATGATGGATGACTGTGACAGCATCATGGACCGTTATCGCATGTCTCACTGCCAGTCCTGTCATGTAATGGAAGGCCACTGGCTCTTCTATGAGCACCCACACTACAAAGGCAGAATGTGGTACTTCGGCCCTGGAGAGTACAGGAGCTTCAGCAATATGGGTGGCATGAGATTCATGAGCATGAGGCGTATCATGGACTCCTGGTACTAgtgtttcaataaaataatttctctaCAACACTAAACCTTGTGCCTGCAAAATCATTACTTCCACCAATATTTGCATGTCTAAACAAGCACTAAAACTAATGAACTAAACTTTTTTACTATTAAACAAAAGTAGGCTTGTGAGACCACAACAGTGGATTCTTTTCTCTTTTACAGCCAAGTTTAAATGAGGATgggtaaaatattttgaatgaagaGTTATTTAATGAAATGTGCTTGAAAATGGTCTTCAACAGTGTAAAACAGTTTTACACtagaactaaaaaaacaaaaacaaatttaacttaaaaaccaCACATAAGATTAGTATTTCTTGCTGTCtagaaaaatatatgtatattagaaCTCTGAAATGCACAGAGTTGGCAAACTGTGTAATCTGACACCACCAGCATTCAATATTATCTCTGTATCATGTATCAATAATGTACATCAACAATCATGTATGCCATAAGACGggctataattattatttttttccccgtgCCATGTTTGTCCTTCCCATGATTCAGTGAGAAAGTAATCAAGttgacagttatttatttaacattgtaaTCCATCAATTCACAATGGAAAGCAGTGGGTCCTGCACTGGCCATGGTAGATTATCATTAGGTCCAGTGTACAGACAGAATGAACTGCGGtgagctgaataaaaaaaggTGGTTTCTCACACAGAACACTGTTTCCTTTTAAAAACGCAACATGCAGTGCAGTGGAATATAAAAATGTGCAAGATCTACGGACGCATTTTTAAAACTAGAACTT
This genomic stretch from Cyprinus carpio isolate SPL01 chromosome B9, ASM1834038v1, whole genome shotgun sequence harbors:
- the LOC109055336 gene encoding gamma-crystallin M2-like produces the protein MRVTFYEERNFQGRSYDCTGDCADFSSYLSRCHSCRVHSGCWMMYDQPHYMGNQYFFRRGEYADYMSMFGMSNCIRSCRMIPMYRGSYRMRIYERENFMGQMYEMMDDCDSIMDRYRMSHCQSCHVMEGHWLFYEHPHYKGRMWYFGPGEYRSFSNMGGMRFMSMRRIMDSWY